The Coriobacteriia bacterium genome contains a region encoding:
- a CDS encoding NAD(P)H-dependent oxidoreductase codes for MKIVAIDAGRGHCNVSRSVEVAAQAAEQAGAYVQRFNLRDLRIRPCTNCHLCITGDGCKVHDDLEILSAAISQSNGIIFGIPDSRKRRAQECNSMLDRLSSYFGDKGQLKLPGFTDTSVPQVPLAQATKRAVIITATRSETPIATFFSASRGTIRELRSTLAATSISPIGSLEVSDRLQNGRLTADDMNRATSLGRILAGRF; via the coding sequence GTGAAAATCGTAGCCATCGACGCCGGCCGAGGACACTGCAACGTAAGTCGCTCAGTCGAAGTCGCCGCACAAGCGGCGGAGCAAGCGGGAGCATACGTTCAACGATTCAATTTGCGCGATCTGCGCATTCGTCCCTGCACCAACTGCCACCTGTGCATCACTGGCGACGGGTGCAAAGTCCACGATGATCTCGAAATACTGAGTGCTGCGATTTCTCAATCCAACGGTATTATCTTCGGTATCCCCGATTCGAGAAAACGACGCGCACAAGAGTGCAACAGCATGCTCGATCGTCTCTCGAGTTATTTCGGTGACAAAGGACAACTCAAACTCCCGGGATTCACCGATACCTCGGTGCCTCAAGTCCCCCTCGCACAAGCGACGAAACGCGCGGTTATAATCACCGCAACACGATCCGAAACTCCGATTGCAACGTTCTTCAGCGCATCACGCGGGACCATCCGTGAACTTCGCTCGACACTCGCCGCGACGAGCATCTCGCCCATCGGGTCTCTCGAAGTCAGCGATCGGCTGCAAAACGGTCGCCTCACGGCCGATGACATGAACAGAGCCACCTCGTTGGGACGCATCTTGGCAGGCAGATTCTAG
- a CDS encoding homocysteine S-methyltransferase family protein: MPDIQVRFGKDILVLEGAMGTMLQRAGMEPGTCPEFLNIVEPDMIQQIHTSYHMAGSDCATSNTFGGSRTKLAEFNLENQLEEINRAGVRLARSGGAPHILADMGPTGLVMEPLGTVPFEEVFALFAEQARALASENPDAFLLETFTDIAELRAAVLACKSVSNLPVIACGTFGQNGRMDLSGTDSATAAIILEAAGADAVGMNCGVGPEHMIDNARAMVKATTLPVFAQPNAGIPTLDFRGKTVFPGTPDEMARFAILAREAGLAGVGSCCGTTPKFTGAIAIEISGKYCVEVPRGFSTTVVASSRAYVEIGAGPLRVIGERINPTGKPELKESLLAGSMSIVRRYGAQQSEAHADLLDVNVGAAGVNACEMLPKAVAALTGVIDTPLVLDTTDYAALEAALRIYPGKALINSVNGEPESYEAVLPLAKKYGAALVVLALDENGIPKTAEGRLAVVEHVRVIANGLGIPDKDLLVDSLVMAAAADPDAPEVTLDATALVKKAGLNVMLGVSNVSHGLPMRGVLNAAFLTAAASLGLDCAIVNPNDSLISEAVRTINSGRENGVSHATTARREFSLLLERALERGKGSTSAEEARRPTDAAYDPEVELRRAISQGDAQGAPAHVDVLIEQGLTPAEIIGDVLTPAIKHLGDGFGRGEVFLPQLMAAADAMKAGVARAKSYLNSTDAAASTKGRVVFATVKGDIHSIGKDICISLLESQGFEVHDLGVDVAPETILEAATTADAVCLSALMTTTLPSMEATKKLVVSRFPNIPVLVGGAVVTPEWAAQIGAYYSANAPECVEMVGATIKKA, translated from the coding sequence ATGCCTGATATCCAAGTGCGTTTTGGGAAAGACATACTGGTTCTCGAAGGAGCCATGGGAACCATGCTTCAGCGAGCCGGCATGGAGCCGGGGACCTGTCCCGAGTTCTTGAATATCGTCGAGCCCGACATGATTCAGCAAATCCACACTTCTTACCATATGGCCGGGTCCGACTGTGCCACGTCGAACACATTCGGGGGTTCGCGAACCAAGCTTGCGGAGTTTAATCTCGAAAATCAACTCGAGGAGATAAACCGCGCGGGCGTCCGCCTCGCCCGGTCGGGCGGTGCACCGCACATTCTGGCTGACATGGGGCCGACCGGCTTGGTGATGGAGCCTTTGGGTACCGTTCCCTTCGAGGAGGTATTCGCCCTTTTCGCCGAGCAGGCGCGTGCCCTCGCATCTGAGAATCCCGATGCGTTTCTGCTTGAGACATTCACCGATATCGCCGAATTGCGTGCGGCGGTTCTTGCCTGCAAATCGGTTTCGAACCTTCCCGTGATCGCTTGCGGCACGTTCGGACAAAACGGCCGCATGGACCTTTCGGGAACCGACTCCGCTACAGCCGCCATTATTTTGGAGGCGGCCGGAGCCGATGCCGTCGGCATGAACTGCGGCGTCGGACCCGAGCATATGATTGATAACGCGCGCGCCATGGTCAAGGCCACCACGTTGCCCGTATTCGCGCAGCCGAATGCAGGGATTCCGACTCTCGACTTCAGGGGAAAAACGGTGTTTCCCGGAACGCCCGATGAAATGGCGCGTTTTGCGATTTTGGCTCGCGAGGCCGGTCTTGCCGGTGTCGGTTCATGTTGTGGTACTACCCCGAAATTCACGGGAGCGATTGCGATTGAGATCAGTGGAAAATATTGTGTCGAGGTTCCGCGCGGGTTTTCAACGACGGTCGTCGCTTCGTCTCGTGCTTACGTTGAAATCGGTGCCGGTCCCCTGCGGGTAATCGGCGAGCGCATCAACCCGACGGGGAAGCCCGAACTGAAAGAGAGTTTGCTCGCCGGTTCGATGAGCATCGTGCGCCGTTACGGTGCGCAGCAAAGCGAGGCACATGCGGATTTGCTCGACGTGAATGTCGGTGCCGCAGGCGTGAACGCGTGTGAGATGCTCCCCAAAGCAGTCGCTGCGCTGACCGGCGTCATTGATACTCCGCTGGTCCTCGATACCACCGACTATGCGGCGCTCGAGGCGGCACTTCGCATCTACCCGGGCAAAGCACTCATCAACAGCGTCAACGGCGAGCCGGAGTCCTATGAGGCGGTATTGCCGTTGGCTAAAAAATACGGAGCGGCGCTTGTGGTGCTCGCGCTCGATGAAAACGGTATACCCAAAACTGCCGAAGGGCGCCTCGCCGTGGTCGAGCATGTGCGCGTCATTGCAAACGGCCTCGGGATTCCCGACAAAGATTTGCTGGTGGACTCTTTGGTCATGGCCGCCGCGGCCGACCCCGATGCTCCGGAAGTCACGCTTGACGCGACGGCGCTTGTGAAAAAGGCCGGGCTCAATGTGATGCTCGGTGTATCCAACGTCAGCCACGGGCTACCTATGCGCGGAGTGCTCAATGCCGCATTTTTGACCGCGGCCGCCTCTCTCGGGCTTGATTGTGCGATTGTGAATCCCAACGATTCGCTCATTTCAGAAGCCGTGAGGACTATCAATTCGGGGCGCGAAAACGGAGTTTCGCATGCTACGACCGCACGTCGTGAATTCAGCCTGCTGCTCGAACGCGCACTCGAGAGGGGGAAAGGTTCGACGTCTGCCGAAGAGGCTCGCCGGCCTACCGACGCCGCATATGACCCGGAGGTCGAGTTGCGCCGTGCCATCTCTCAAGGAGACGCGCAAGGTGCCCCGGCGCATGTCGACGTACTCATCGAACAAGGGCTTACGCCGGCTGAAATCATCGGTGATGTTTTGACTCCGGCGATCAAGCATCTCGGGGACGGCTTCGGACGAGGAGAGGTGTTCCTCCCTCAGTTGATGGCCGCCGCCGATGCGATGAAAGCCGGTGTCGCTCGTGCGAAATCGTATTTGAACTCGACCGATGCGGCCGCTTCGACGAAAGGGCGTGTCGTTTTCGCGACGGTGAAAGGCGACATCCACTCGATCGGCAAAGACATCTGCATATCGTTGCTCGAATCACAGGGTTTCGAGGTGCACGACCTCGGTGTCGATGTCGCTCCCGAAACGATTTTAGAAGCCGCCACAACTGCCGATGCCGTGTGTCTTTCGGCACTTATGACCACGACGCTACCCTCCATGGAAGCGACGAAAAAGCTCGTCGTTTCGCGCTTTCCGAATATTCCTGTGTTAGTCGGAGGTGCGGTCGTCACCCCCGAGTGGGCTGCACAGATCGGAGCTTATTATTCGGCGAATGCGCCCGAATGTGTTGAAATGGTCGGCGCCACGATTAAGAAAGCCTAA
- a CDS encoding methylenetetrahydrofolate reductase C-terminal domain-containing protein, which yields MIITTPKEFDHILSNLRDVDAESVFLVGCGSCATVAKTGGEPELLAAAAKLQEAGYTVLGHTVGTEITCNVGGTRSTIRKNAEVIREADAVIVFACGSGVQTVAEFVDVPVFPALDSVFLGAIVRQGEFSERCRMCGDCILDKTAGICPLTQCPKGLLNGPCGGMWDGMCEVIPDHECAHVRIQRRLEKQHRLQPISLPPKNYGVSLKPGHVNIRKPRVRKSLSDRSESGEKNTARTQGER from the coding sequence GTGATTATCACCACGCCCAAAGAGTTCGACCATATCCTTTCCAACTTACGCGATGTAGATGCCGAGAGCGTCTTTCTGGTGGGCTGCGGCTCCTGCGCGACCGTGGCCAAAACCGGCGGTGAGCCCGAACTGCTCGCGGCGGCCGCAAAACTTCAAGAGGCGGGCTATACGGTGCTCGGCCATACGGTCGGTACGGAAATCACCTGTAACGTCGGGGGCACTCGTTCCACCATTCGCAAGAACGCCGAGGTGATACGTGAGGCCGATGCAGTCATCGTCTTCGCATGCGGATCGGGAGTCCAAACCGTCGCCGAGTTCGTCGATGTGCCGGTCTTTCCCGCGCTCGACAGTGTTTTTTTGGGCGCCATCGTACGCCAAGGTGAGTTTTCGGAGCGGTGCCGGATGTGCGGGGATTGCATATTGGATAAGACTGCGGGCATCTGCCCGCTGACCCAGTGTCCCAAAGGATTGCTCAACGGTCCGTGCGGCGGTATGTGGGACGGTATGTGTGAAGTGATACCCGACCATGAGTGTGCCCATGTGCGTATCCAGCGGAGGCTTGAAAAACAGCATCGTTTGCAGCCCATTTCTCTGCCGCCGAAGAACTACGGGGTGAGCCTGAAACCGGGACATGTGAATATTCGGAAGCCGCGTGTTCGTAAAAGCTTGTCGGATAGATCCGAATCCGGGGAGAAAAATACCGCCCGAACACAAGGGGAGCGATAA
- a CDS encoding methylenetetrahydrofolate reductase, whose product MGRFREKLEVGEFVITGEVAPPRGNNCDRMLAEVKAYASVADAVNITDNQGATLHLSALAASRLTLDTGLVEPVFQQTCRDRNRLALESDLLAASTYGLENFLAVTGDNPHAGDHPQAKGVFDIDSTQLIRVACDLNEGHDMNGNPIDGATDFYVGAAAFPEAEPWDIQKRRIAGKIDAGARFFQTQACMDIEVFARRVLEIKDMGAHVIAGVLLLKSERTINFINNRLAGLMVSDSVAREIISAKDPYETSVRIAIEQAKVLFEVADGIHMMPLGDIETGVGILREAGVVSK is encoded by the coding sequence ATGGGAAGATTTCGAGAAAAGCTCGAGGTGGGAGAGTTTGTCATAACCGGCGAAGTCGCTCCTCCGCGCGGAAATAACTGCGACAGGATGCTGGCAGAGGTCAAAGCATATGCATCGGTGGCCGACGCCGTCAACATAACCGACAATCAGGGGGCGACGCTCCATCTCAGCGCGTTGGCTGCCTCTCGCCTCACGCTCGATACCGGTCTCGTCGAACCGGTGTTCCAGCAAACGTGTCGTGACAGGAATCGTCTCGCGCTCGAATCCGACTTGCTCGCGGCATCGACGTATGGGCTCGAGAATTTCCTCGCCGTTACCGGCGACAACCCCCACGCAGGCGATCATCCGCAGGCTAAGGGAGTGTTCGACATCGATTCGACGCAACTCATCAGGGTCGCGTGCGACCTCAACGAGGGCCACGACATGAACGGTAACCCGATTGACGGGGCGACGGACTTTTATGTCGGGGCGGCCGCTTTTCCCGAAGCCGAGCCGTGGGATATCCAGAAACGACGCATTGCCGGCAAAATCGATGCGGGTGCGCGCTTTTTTCAAACGCAAGCGTGCATGGATATCGAGGTGTTCGCGCGGCGTGTGCTTGAGATCAAAGATATGGGTGCGCACGTCATAGCCGGTGTTCTTTTGCTGAAAAGCGAACGAACGATCAACTTCATCAACAACCGGTTGGCCGGTCTGATGGTTTCCGACTCGGTTGCCCGTGAAATAATTTCGGCGAAGGATCCCTATGAAACCTCGGTGCGTATTGCAATCGAGCAGGCGAAGGTTCTTTTTGAAGTCGCCGACGGTATCCACATGATGCCGCTCGGTGATATCGAAACGGGTGTCGGGATTTTGCGCGAAGCCGGTGTCGTTTCAAAATGA
- the lpdA gene encoding dihydrolipoyl dehydrogenase, producing MAKKMVILGGGPGGYAAAFEAAERGAEVTLVERRRLGGTCLNVGCIPTKTILRTAAVINETVQAGRLGLIDIEPARVDVDRLRVRKEGVVDELVGQIVQNAKRLKVEVVYGEGTLVTETTIEVKLEQPAEDGSSTKTFVADAIILATGSVPLRLPGIDHTLKNVWTSDDAVALKEIPAEIIIIGGGVIGVEFACAYASFGCKVSVVELSESLLPGNDKRVTRTLAGALKEQGIDLYLKTSVDKVEEIAPDRVRATLSNGETLDANVLMSAVGRIPNTQGFGFAEVGIEFDRRAVKVNEFFQTNKPNIYAVGDAIAGMMLAHVAEAEGIAAARNALNALENRAPEELVDLNVVPGCVYTFPEVGVVGMTADKAKAQGVEAVTGVAKYAGNGKALSAGEKDGFAQIVAEKSSGRILGAQIVGAEAVELITEVSNAMCAGVTVGQLGSNVFAHPTLSEVVKAAALVTASKLS from the coding sequence GTGGCGAAGAAGATGGTAATTCTCGGTGGAGGACCCGGTGGTTACGCGGCTGCATTCGAAGCGGCTGAGCGAGGAGCAGAGGTGACTTTGGTCGAACGCCGTCGTCTCGGCGGAACATGTTTGAATGTCGGTTGTATTCCGACCAAGACGATTCTTCGCACCGCGGCCGTCATCAATGAAACCGTCCAAGCCGGCAGGCTCGGACTCATCGACATCGAGCCTGCGCGTGTCGATGTCGATCGTCTGCGCGTTCGCAAAGAGGGGGTCGTCGACGAGTTGGTCGGTCAAATCGTCCAAAACGCCAAACGCCTCAAAGTCGAGGTCGTCTACGGAGAGGGAACGCTTGTCACAGAGACCACTATTGAAGTGAAGCTCGAACAACCCGCCGAAGATGGCTCGTCGACGAAAACGTTTGTCGCCGATGCGATTATCCTTGCAACCGGATCGGTTCCTCTCAGACTTCCCGGAATCGACCATACGCTCAAAAATGTGTGGACGAGCGACGATGCGGTGGCACTTAAAGAGATTCCCGCAGAAATCATCATCATCGGCGGCGGCGTCATCGGTGTCGAATTCGCCTGCGCGTATGCATCGTTCGGTTGCAAAGTCAGCGTCGTCGAGCTTTCCGAGTCCTTGCTTCCCGGCAATGATAAGCGCGTCACGCGCACGCTGGCCGGTGCCCTCAAAGAGCAGGGAATCGACTTGTATTTGAAAACCTCGGTCGATAAGGTCGAAGAAATCGCTCCCGATCGTGTTCGTGCGACGTTGTCAAACGGCGAAACGCTTGATGCAAATGTCTTGATGAGCGCCGTCGGCCGCATCCCGAACACACAAGGTTTCGGTTTCGCGGAGGTCGGTATCGAATTCGATCGTCGTGCCGTGAAAGTGAACGAATTTTTTCAGACGAACAAGCCCAATATATACGCTGTCGGCGACGCGATCGCCGGCATGATGCTCGCTCACGTTGCAGAGGCCGAAGGAATCGCTGCCGCACGCAACGCTTTGAATGCACTCGAGAATCGGGCGCCCGAAGAACTCGTCGATCTCAATGTGGTCCCGGGCTGTGTGTATACGTTCCCCGAAGTCGGCGTCGTCGGAATGACCGCCGATAAGGCGAAAGCGCAAGGCGTCGAAGCCGTGACCGGAGTCGCCAAGTACGCCGGCAACGGCAAGGCGCTTTCCGCCGGAGAAAAAGACGGCTTCGCACAAATCGTTGCTGAAAAGTCGAGTGGACGAATACTTGGCGCTCAAATCGTCGGAGCTGAGGCCGTGGAGCTCATCACCGAGGTGTCGAACGCAATGTGTGCGGGCGTGACCGTCGGGCAGCTCGGATCCAATGTGTTCGCCCATCCCACGTTAAGCGAGGTCGTGAAAGCCGCTGCACTTGTAACGGCGTCCAAACTCTCATGA
- the ligA gene encoding NAD-dependent DNA ligase LigA, with amino-acid sequence MSDLFSLHNDSSISAQQGANPPSNVELRIEELRRELDRHSYLYYAKDAPSISDATYDSLLRELTELEAKYPHLITPDSPTQRIGAAPVESFASVHHATRMYSLGNAMDFDELDAWLTRTLEALDGSKEGVEFIAELKIDGSSIALTYENGILVRAATRGDGTRGEDVTANVRTIKDIPLRLAEGKLADLASVELRGEVYLPKKSFDAINKAQEEKGHQTFANPRNAAAGSLRQKDPRISASRDLATFMYARGDEGLLTATQSEFLQLLSDSHFHVNPDVKVCRSAAEVREFCKKALETRFDLPYEIDGVVVKVDSFAIQEELGFTARAPRWAIAYKFPPEEKTTVLREIRIQVGRTGVLTPVAEFDPVSVAGSTISRATLHNEDEIVRKGILIGDTIVVHKAGDVIPEVESPIEGLRTGEEYPFVMPTVCPSCGSPVHRDKDEAALRCENSACPAQLQERLSHWVSRGASDIEGLGTETIAKLIESGLVCKVSDFYALTLDQLADLDLGRIKQDGTPAAFGTVMAQKVLDNIEGSKHRAVSKLLFGLGVRHVGATVAELLVEELGGISEISAATPEELSAIPSIGPKIAEAVCDFFSLDSNRKVLADLIRVGVDLSGVPAEKLPQTLAGKTFVLTGTLTKFSRTQAGEELKARGGKVSGSVSAKTSYVVAGEAPGSKYDKALALGVTVLDEDGLEELLGKAVDEQEPGVADE; translated from the coding sequence ATGAGCGATTTGTTCTCCCTACATAATGATTCATCAATAAGCGCGCAGCAGGGTGCGAATCCTCCTTCGAATGTCGAACTTCGCATCGAAGAGTTGCGCCGTGAACTCGATCGACATTCCTATCTCTACTATGCGAAAGATGCGCCCTCGATTTCGGATGCGACGTATGATTCACTGCTTCGTGAGTTGACCGAACTCGAGGCGAAATATCCCCATCTCATCACGCCCGATTCACCGACGCAGCGCATCGGCGCCGCACCTGTCGAGTCGTTTGCATCCGTGCATCATGCGACCAGGATGTATTCGCTGGGCAACGCGATGGACTTCGACGAGCTCGACGCTTGGCTCACTCGAACACTTGAGGCCCTCGACGGCTCCAAGGAAGGCGTCGAGTTCATAGCCGAGCTGAAAATTGATGGTTCCTCCATCGCTTTGACCTATGAAAACGGGATACTGGTTCGCGCGGCGACACGCGGAGACGGTACCCGGGGCGAAGATGTCACCGCCAACGTGCGCACCATAAAAGATATCCCTCTGCGACTCGCCGAGGGCAAGCTTGCGGATTTGGCATCGGTGGAATTGCGTGGCGAGGTGTACCTCCCCAAGAAGAGCTTCGACGCCATCAATAAGGCGCAGGAAGAAAAAGGCCATCAGACATTTGCTAATCCGCGCAATGCGGCGGCAGGTTCGTTGCGCCAAAAGGATCCGCGTATTTCGGCCTCGCGGGATTTGGCGACGTTCATGTATGCGCGCGGCGACGAAGGTCTTCTCACGGCGACGCAGTCGGAGTTCTTGCAACTTCTTTCCGATTCGCATTTTCACGTCAATCCCGATGTCAAAGTCTGCCGGAGCGCCGCGGAGGTACGCGAGTTTTGTAAAAAAGCTCTGGAGACTCGCTTCGATCTACCTTATGAGATTGACGGAGTCGTCGTGAAGGTCGACTCGTTCGCCATTCAAGAGGAGCTCGGGTTCACCGCTCGCGCGCCGCGGTGGGCGATTGCCTATAAGTTTCCTCCCGAGGAAAAAACGACGGTTCTTCGAGAAATACGCATTCAGGTGGGGCGTACCGGTGTGCTCACCCCCGTTGCCGAATTCGACCCGGTGTCGGTTGCCGGTTCGACGATTTCCCGTGCGACGTTGCACAATGAGGATGAAATCGTCCGTAAGGGTATTTTAATAGGCGATACCATCGTCGTTCATAAGGCCGGCGATGTGATTCCCGAAGTCGAGAGTCCGATCGAGGGTCTGCGCACCGGCGAGGAGTACCCGTTCGTGATGCCGACCGTGTGTCCCAGTTGCGGTTCTCCCGTTCACCGAGATAAAGACGAAGCCGCGCTCCGTTGTGAAAACAGTGCGTGTCCGGCGCAGCTCCAGGAACGTCTCAGCCATTGGGTGAGCAGAGGGGCCTCCGACATCGAGGGACTCGGTACCGAGACGATTGCAAAACTCATCGAGTCGGGGCTTGTGTGCAAGGTGAGCGACTTTTATGCGCTCACGCTCGATCAGCTGGCCGATCTCGATCTCGGTCGCATCAAACAGGACGGGACTCCGGCTGCGTTCGGAACGGTTATGGCGCAGAAGGTTCTCGACAACATCGAAGGCTCAAAGCACAGGGCTGTGTCAAAGTTGCTTTTCGGCCTCGGTGTACGTCACGTCGGGGCGACGGTGGCCGAATTGCTCGTCGAGGAACTGGGCGGCATTTCGGAAATATCGGCGGCGACACCCGAAGAGTTAAGCGCCATTCCGAGCATCGGTCCTAAAATCGCCGAAGCGGTTTGCGACTTTTTTTCGCTGGATTCCAATCGAAAAGTACTCGCCGATCTCATCCGTGTCGGTGTCGATCTGTCCGGCGTGCCGGCGGAAAAACTCCCGCAAACCCTCGCGGGTAAAACATTCGTCCTCACCGGTACGCTGACCAAGTTTTCTCGAACGCAAGCCGGCGAAGAGCTGAAGGCACGGGGGGGCAAGGTATCGGGGAGCGTTTCGGCGAAAACGTCGTATGTGGTTGCCGGCGAGGCACCCGGCTCGAAATACGATAAAGCGCTTGCATTGGGTGTGACGGTGCTTGATGAAGACGGTCTCGAGGAACTCCTCGGAAAAGCTGTTGACGAACAAGAACCCGGTGTTGCCGATGAGTAA
- a CDS encoding CPBP family intramembrane metalloprotease — protein MSKQNLDRSSPVQRSRVVAPPEKSARSGSDALLLGVLLMFSMLISAGLLRNQLVTLMPRAGQTGIRTGLTVLFYGVEIIALSYIAYRHRAKFTVKYRLRHEPDVDASDADSSKIAGIASSAALIAGFLIALRALGIGWALLTQNIGWHPPQTNGLVELFGNSGFGLILAVVSIVLLAPFVEELIFRGVLLEWFSSAMPGWAAVLLSSLAFSLYHLSWWAFSLNLVLGMATGYLARKCTTLWPAIVLHAFYNATLVAAAFYVASKTHL, from the coding sequence ATGAGTAAGCAAAATCTCGACCGCTCTTCGCCGGTACAGCGCTCTCGCGTGGTTGCTCCGCCTGAGAAGTCCGCCCGTAGCGGAAGTGATGCGCTGCTGTTGGGCGTGCTCCTCATGTTCTCCATGCTTATTTCGGCGGGTCTCTTGCGAAATCAATTGGTCACCCTCATGCCGCGTGCGGGGCAGACAGGTATTCGCACGGGCTTGACAGTGCTGTTTTACGGTGTCGAGATCATCGCGCTTTCTTATATCGCGTATCGCCACAGGGCCAAGTTCACCGTCAAATACCGTTTGAGGCACGAGCCCGACGTGGACGCGTCCGATGCCGATTCATCGAAAATCGCCGGTATCGCTTCAAGTGCGGCATTGATAGCCGGTTTTCTCATCGCTCTTCGTGCGCTCGGTATAGGGTGGGCTCTTCTCACGCAAAATATCGGATGGCATCCTCCTCAAACAAACGGCTTGGTCGAATTGTTCGGAAACTCGGGATTCGGCCTGATTCTTGCGGTCGTCAGCATCGTTTTGCTCGCGCCTTTCGTTGAAGAACTGATTTTCAGGGGTGTTTTGCTTGAATGGTTTTCATCTGCCATGCCCGGGTGGGCGGCCGTACTTTTGAGCAGTCTCGCGTTTTCGCTGTATCACCTGTCATGGTGGGCTTTTTCGCTCAACCTCGTTCTCGGAATGGCAACCGGATATTTGGCTCGCAAGTGTACTACGCTTTGGCCCGCAATCGTGCTCCATGCGTTTTATAACGCGACACTGGTAGCCGCGGCCTTTTATGTCGCTTCGAAAACACATCTGTGA
- the gatC gene encoding Asp-tRNA(Asn)/Glu-tRNA(Gln) amidotransferase subunit GatC: protein MSLSNEEVRHVALLARLGLSDDQIEKLEGELNSILGHIEQISKLDLEGVELMTHPVPMVNSMREDEIVPGFSVETALMNAPAREGDAFLIPRIVGPGGGE, encoded by the coding sequence ATGTCGCTTTCGAATGAAGAGGTGCGCCATGTTGCATTACTGGCGCGTCTCGGGTTAAGTGACGACCAGATTGAGAAGCTCGAGGGCGAATTGAATTCGATTCTCGGGCATATCGAGCAGATTTCGAAGCTCGACCTCGAAGGGGTTGAACTGATGACCCATCCGGTGCCCATGGTCAACTCCATGCGAGAAGATGAAATCGTCCCCGGTTTCTCCGTCGAGACTGCGCTGATGAACGCCCCGGCTCGCGAGGGAGACGCTTTCCTCATACCCCGTATCGTCGGTCCGGGAGGTGGCGAGTAA